A stretch of Salvelinus namaycush isolate Seneca chromosome 42, SaNama_1.0, whole genome shotgun sequence DNA encodes these proteins:
- the LOC120034947 gene encoding probable E3 ubiquitin-protein ligase HERC6: MFCWGDGSSGQFGLNFENVSVPIAGNIFSDKVTEIVCGEQHTLFLTVDGRILSCGRNSKGQLGRQTKRDSKLPAPVEGLGAVVSVACGQDHSVAVCASGQVYSWGAGGEGQLGIALTTVSKVPRPRPVPIPSPLPITVIQVACGNSHSLALTKGGQVFSWGLNSHGQLGLGKGVHLQPIPSLVLSLTGVPVTQVAAGGTHTLALTLPGLVYCCGANRAGQLGLNRVDEKGRFNICAVPALRVLGVSFISCGEAHSAVLTKGGQVFTFGEGSRGQLGHNASANELLPKLVESMDGLVSQIACGSHHTLVLGSSGQLWAFGSGVKGQLGTGNTEGCLRPTSVLLKGASGGAETVVLNDMKISVGWNSNFIYTAESSEREQPIGRLDEAKLQKWLTMKQGNAEAQREISLMFSTSSSLVASFTKASESPSTKAVGALRVDLEAASQAFDQLFNIPWIRKSVNILPLVDTLRCSAAVIKSPEIFMIVPTIPLLHDDQNVMNMVMALAIVIDEDLNETPMKILKEWWSSMETNIMTKHILMWKNALSFILMNGLLATHNPGVKFLLEALKYLHRANKRAGRTQELPASTFYVEEINGSVILLEDVKLWHFWSTREDTEVTPVIFCRYPFVLNLISKMAIFNIFAHFTKVVHQFTHLLTVMCPSGMFRDNPESPPAPVFQLTLRRPSLIEDTFRQLGAADHDYFQRELVVQFVEDMKLSLVNIRDFFLHVFKELLASESEMFMYNDTKTLVWFPAKPRVEEKSYFLFGVLCGMALYNHNIVYLPFPLALFKKMVGVKPSLEDLREFDPVVGGSLRYLLEDYTDDDVEENLDMTFTVIWDDLKVELDPKETGKSVTSFNKKQFVDAYVNLAFNQSAEKVFEEFRRGFFKVCDRDVVELFQPEELRGVMVGKEDYDWDTLKQNTVYDGEYHARHPNIVTFWEAFEELTDDQKKAFLLFLTGCDRAPILGMDKIQMKVAVLQNSTELHFPESLTCHFLLLLPIYPSKEMLLARLKEAVAHNRGFWKE; this comes from the exons ATGTTCTGCTGGGGAGACGGTTCGAGTGGACAGTTTGGTCTAAACTTTGAGAATGTGTCTGTTCCGATAGCAGGGAATATATTCTCTGATAAAGTCACAGAAATAGTTTGTGGGGAGCAACACACTTTATTTCTCACGGTAGATGGCAGGATCCTATCATGCGGGCGCAACTCAAAGGGACAACTTGGTAGACAGACGAAAAGAGATTCAAAACTACCAG CCCCAGTGGAGGGTCTGGGGGCAGTGGTCTCTGTGGCTTGTGGTCAGGACCACTCTGTAGCTGTGTGCGCGTCAGGACAGGTCTACTCCTGGGGGGCAGGGGGTGAGGGACAGCTGGGCATCGCCCTTACTACTGTCTCCAAAGTCCCCAGGCCAAG ACCAGTTCCAATACCTTCGCCCTTGCCGATAACAGTGATACAGGTTGCTTGTGGAAATTCCCATTCTTTGGCCCTGACTAAAG GAGGACAGGTGTTCTCATGGGGTCTGAACAGTCATGGACAGCTGGGCCTGGGGAAGGGAGTCCATCTGCAGCCCATACCTTCCCTGGTGCTCTCCCTCACTGGAGTGCCAGTGACCCAGGTAGCAGCCGGAGGAACCCACACTCTGGCCCTCACCCTCCCAGGCCTGGTCTACTGCTGTGGGGCGAACAGGGCTGGGCAGCTGGGACTCAACCGTGTGGATGAGAAAG GCCGGTTCAACATCTGTGCTGTGCCTGCTCTCAGAGTCTTGGGGGTTTCCTTCATCAGCTGTGGAGAGGCGCATTCTGCTGTTCTCACCAAG GGTGGACAGGTGTTCACCTTTGGGGAGGGAAGCCGAGGCCAGCTTGGGCACAACGCATCAGCTAACGAACTCCTACCCAAACTGGTAGAGAGTATGGATGGACTGGTCTCACAGATAGCATGTGGCAG CCATCACACCCTGGTGCTGGGGTCCTCAGGTCAACTCTGGGCCTTTGGCAGTGGGGTCAAAGGTCAGCTTGGGACTGGCAACACAGAGGGCTGCTTGCGACCCACCTCAGTGCTGCTGAAAGGGGCTTCTGGTGGGGCAGAGACAGTCGTACTCAACG ACATGAAGATATCAGTGGGATGGAATTCAAACTTCATTTACACCGCTGAG AGTTCTGAAAGAGAACAGCCAATCGGGAGGTTAGATGAAGCCAAGCTGCAAAAATGGCTGACGATGAAGCAAGGAAATGCAGAGGCTCAAAG AGAAATATCCTTGATGTTCTCAACAAGTTCAAGTCTTGTGGCCAGTTTCACCAAAGCCAG TGAGTCTCCATCAACTAAAGCTGTAGGAGCTTTGAGAGTGGACCTAGAGGCTGCTAGCCAGGCTTTTGATCAGCTCTTCAACATCCCATGGATCAGGAAATCA GTAAATATATTGCCACTGGTGGACACTCTTCGCTGTTCAGCAGCTGTCATCAAGTCACCAGAGATCTTTATGATAGTACCCACAATCCCTCTTCTCCACGATGACCAGAATGTCATGAACATGGTCATGGCTTTAGCAATAGTTATCGATGAGGATCTGAATGAAACGCCCATGAAAATTTTAA AAGAGTGGTGGTCCTCAATGGAGACAAACATCATGACTAAGCACATTCTGATGTGGAAGAATGCCCTGTCATTCATACTGATGAACGGTCTTCTGGCTACCCACAACCCCGGAGTCAAATTCCTGCTGGAAGCCCTCAAGTACCTCCACAGA GCAAACAAAAGGGCCGGAAGAACCCAGGAACTTCCAGCCAGTACCTTTTATGTGGAAGAGATCAACGGTAGTGTTATTCTATTGGAGGATGTGAAGCTTTGGCATTTTTGGTCAACAAGGGAG GACACAGAGGTGACACCAGTCATCTTTTGCCGTTACCCATTTGTGTTGAATCTGATCTCCAAGATGGCGATTTTcaacatttttgcacattttacAAAG GTGGTTCACCAATTCACCCACTTGCTGACAGTGAtgtgtccttctggaatgttccgAGACAACCCAGAATCTCCCCCTGCCCCAGTCTTCCAGTTGACCTTAAGGCGCCCGTCACTCATCGAAGACACCTTCAGACAACTGGGTGCTGCAGATCATGACTACTTCCAGAGAGAACTTGTG GTTCAGTTTGTGGAGGACATGAAGCTGTCGCTCGTCAACATAAGGGACTTTTTCCTCCATGTGTTTAAAGAGCTGTTGGCATCAGAGTCTGAGATGTTCATGTACAACGACACCAAGACACTGGTCTGGTTCCCTGCCAAG CCCAGAGTGGAGGAGAAGAGCTACTTCCTGTTTGGTGTCTTGTGTGGCATGGCCCTGTACAACCACAATATTGTATACCTGCCCTTCCCTCTGGCCCTGTTCAAGAAGATGGTGGGGGTCAAGCCCTCACTGGAGGACCTGAGAGAGTTTGACCCTGTTGTGGGAGG GAGTTTGCGGTACCTCTTGGAGGACTACACTGATGATGATGTTGAAGAAAACCTGGACATGACCTTCACC GTGATCTGGGATGACCTGAAGGTGGAGCTTGATCCCAAAGAAACAGGAAAATCAGTCACAAGTTTTAACAA GAAGCAGTTTGTTGATGCCTACGTGAACCTTGCCTTCAACCAATCAGCGGAGAAGGTATTTGAAGAGTTCAGGAGAGGCTTCTTCAAGGTGTGTGACAGGGACGTGGTGGAGTTGTTCCAGCCTGAGGAGCTCAGGGGAGTCATGGTGGGGAAAGAGGACTACGACTGGGACACGCTCAAACAG AACACTGTGTATGATGGAGAGTACCATGCCAGACATCCCAACATCGTCACATTCTGGGAGGCTTTTGAGGAACTGACAGACGACCAAAAGAAAGCTTTCCTCC TGTTCCTGACGGGCTGTGATCGCGCTCCCATCCTGGGCATGGACAAGATCCAGATGAAGGTAGCAGTCCTGCAGAATTCTACTGAACTACATTTCCCAGAATCCCTTACCTGCCACTTCCTACTGCTGCTCCCCATCTACCCCTCCAAGGAGATGCTGCTGGCCAGGCTCAAAGAGGCAGTGGCCCACAACAGAGGCTTCTGGAAGGAGTAA